One Chloroflexota bacterium genomic region harbors:
- a CDS encoding MFS transporter gives MNAIQGANDPARAVERTYLVLTLLNTLASSFIWGINTIFLLDAGLSNVEAFAANAFFTAGMVIFEIPTGVVADTRGRRFSFVLGTVTLLFATLLYLAMWQVHAPLWGWAIASVLLGLGFTFFSGATDAWLVDALHATGFHGHLDHVFGRAQTVGGAAMLIGTVAGGVIAQVTNLGVPYLVRAGMLGLTMVVALRFMHDIGFTPQRDVSTGRAVRNVIRGSIDGGFRNPPVRWLMLAIPFTAGTGIYVFYAAQPYLLELYGDPTAYSIAGLAAAIFAGVQIAAGLMVPWVRRLFRRRTDALLVGGVMGIAILAVLGLAPGFVVALVLLAVWSLVGAVTRPIRSAFLNGVIPSEQRATVLSFDSLMGSAGGVVAQPFLGRVADVSGYATSYLVSAGIQVLALPFVLLARREKASSDPIEADDDGEEYEVDEGEDEAVSMT, from the coding sequence ATGAACGCCATCCAGGGCGCCAACGACCCGGCCCGAGCCGTGGAGCGGACCTACCTGGTCCTCACCCTACTGAACACCCTGGCCTCGTCGTTCATCTGGGGCATCAACACCATCTTCCTGCTCGATGCGGGCCTCAGCAATGTGGAGGCGTTTGCCGCCAACGCCTTCTTCACCGCGGGGATGGTGATCTTCGAGATTCCCACCGGCGTCGTCGCCGACACCCGCGGCCGCCGCTTCTCGTTCGTCCTGGGCACGGTGACGCTGCTCTTCGCCACGCTCCTCTACCTCGCCATGTGGCAGGTCCACGCGCCGCTGTGGGGCTGGGCCATCGCGTCGGTCCTGCTGGGGCTGGGCTTCACGTTCTTCTCCGGTGCGACCGATGCCTGGCTGGTGGATGCCCTGCACGCGACCGGCTTTCACGGCCACCTGGACCACGTCTTCGGTCGCGCGCAGACGGTTGGCGGGGCGGCCATGCTGATCGGGACCGTCGCCGGGGGCGTGATCGCGCAGGTCACCAACCTGGGCGTGCCGTACCTCGTCCGGGCCGGAATGTTGGGGCTGACCATGGTGGTGGCGCTGCGCTTCATGCATGACATCGGGTTCACGCCGCAGCGCGATGTCAGCACCGGGAGGGCGGTCCGCAACGTCATCCGCGGTTCCATCGACGGTGGCTTCCGGAACCCGCCGGTCCGATGGCTGATGCTGGCCATCCCGTTCACCGCCGGCACCGGGATCTACGTCTTCTACGCCGCTCAGCCGTATCTGCTGGAGCTGTACGGCGATCCGACCGCGTACAGCATCGCCGGTCTGGCGGCCGCGATTTTCGCCGGGGTCCAGATCGCGGCCGGGCTCATGGTTCCCTGGGTCCGGCGCCTCTTCCGCCGGCGGACCGACGCGCTGCTGGTCGGCGGCGTCATGGGCATCGCGATACTGGCAGTGCTGGGCCTTGCGCCGGGGTTCGTCGTGGCACTGGTGCTCCTTGCCGTCTGGTCGCTTGTGGGTGCCGTCACGCGACCCATCCGATCGGCCTTCCTGAATGGGGTCATCCCGTCCGAGCAGCGGGCCACCGTCCTCTCGTTCGACTCCCTGATGGGCTCGGCAGGCGGTGTCGTCGCCCAGCCATTCCTGGGTCGGGTGGCCGACGTCAGCGGGTACGCGACGTCCTACCTGGTTTCGGCCGGCATCCAGGTCCTGGCGCTGCCATTCGTTCTGCTTGCCCGCCGCGAGAAGGCGTCATCGGACCCGATAGAGGCCGATGATGATGGAGAAGAGTACGAGGTAGACGAGGGCGAGGACGAAGCCGTATCGATGACCTAG